Below is a genomic region from Leptotrichia shahii.
CAGTAAAACCAATATCCTTAAATACTGAATATGATACATATCAGATAAAGGTTATTAAAACAAATGGAAAATGGATGGTTGATGATGTTATAAGTCGGTACGAAGAAGGATTATTTGATTAATCAAAAAATTAAACTTTTTCAAGTGCAGGGGAGGAATTTTTTCATCCCCCTGTTTTGTATTAAAATTTATTTCATTTTTCTTAATAAATCTAATGTTTTCTGCGGTACAGAGTCATTCCCTTTCATTGCCACCACTGTTGGCGGGAAGTTTTTCGGAAGTGCCAAATCTTCAATTCTATTTTCCATATTTAGTGTTATCTCATTTTCTTTTCCTGCGGATATTTTATTTTTTGTGTCAGGGTCTATTATTATTAGTGAAGCTAATACCAGTAAATTTACATATTCGCTAGCTTCTAAGATTTTATCAGCACTTGTTATGTCTCCTGCTCCAATTATAGTGAAACTTATACAAAACCGACCTAAAAATATGGTATAATAACTTTATGGCATATGAAAAAGATTATAGGAAAAGAATTTTAAATTTTTATTACGAAAATGGAAAAACAAAAACATTATTTCAGTTCAACATAAGTTCCAGCACATTGTACGGATGGATAAAACTTAAGAATGAAACAGGAGATCTTTCATCAAGAACACGGAAAAGAAAATTTAAGGTGCTTGATTCTGAAAAACTTGATGAATATATGAAAAATCCAAAGAATGCAGATAAATACATCCGTGAAATAGCAAAGGATTTTGGCTGTGGAAAGGAGACAGTGAGAGCAGCACTGAAAAAATTAGAATACACAAGAAAAAAAATAGACAAAATACAGGGAGCAGGACGAGAAAAAAGTAAATATATATTTAAAAAAATTATCAGAAGCAGGTTCAGGCAGAGAAACAATCTATATTGATGAAACAGGCTTTGACGAATATTACTACCGTGAATACGGCTGGAGTAAGAGGGGAATATCTATTGAAGGGAAGAAAAGAGGATTAAGATATTCAAGAATAAATCTGGTTGCTGGAAAAATAGGGAATGCACTGATAGGAAGCATGATATACAGGGAAACAATGGAAAGTGAATTTTTTGAAGAGTGGTTCAGGGAAATATTTTTAAGAGATATTGAAAAATTAGGGAAGAAAGTTCTAATAGTGATGGATAATGCGAGATTTCATAGAAAGAATATATTAGAAAAGATAATTAAGGGAACGGGGCATTGTCGATTATTTCTTCCGCCGTATTCATCGGATTTAAATCCAATAGAAAAATTATGAGCTAATATGAAGAAAAAATTAAAAGACATAGCCCATAATTTTAATACACTAGAAGAAGCAGTTACTTCTGTTTTATTTAATAAATTAGTTCAGTTTTAAATAGGTTTTACTATATTAAAAGAATTTTATTCTTTAAATAAATCAGATGTTAAAATTTTCTGTTTAGTTATAATGAAAAACCTCCAAATATTATATAGTTATTTCACCATATATTACTTAGAGGTTTACAAAAAAAATTTTTACATATTTAGATCTTAAATAAAATATTTTTAACTAAAATTTTAGTCTTTCTTTATAACAGGTTTTAATGCTCCTAAAGCAAAGGCTGAAACAATACTTCCAATAATAACTGCTAATAAGTATAAGAAGAAATTGTTACTCAATGCCATTACTAGGATTCCACCGTGTGGAGCAGGAATTTTTATGTTGAATAAACCTGTCAATGCTCCTGCAGTTGCTGAACCTATGACACTTGCTGGAATAACTCTTGTTGGATCTGCTGCCGCATAAGGAATTGCACCTTCTGTGATGAATGAGAATCCCATAATGTAATTTGTAAGTCCAGCCTCTCTTTCTTGTTCTGTAAATTTATTTTTAAAGATTGTTGATGCTAATGCGATTGCAATTGGAGGAACCATTCCACCTGCCATAACTGCTGCCATTGGTAAACTTCCGCCAGATGTCATTGTAGCTGCCAATGTTCCAGAACCAAATACATAAGCTGCCTTATTTACAGGCCCTCCCATATCAATAGCCATCATTCCACCAAGAACTGCACCTAATAGAACAGCACTTGAACCAGACATTCCATTTAACCAAGCATTTAAACCATTGTTAATTATTGCTGCAAATGGATTTATAACAAGTACCATTGCTACACCTGTGATTAATACTGATAAAACAGGATATAATAATATCATTTTCAATCCGCTTAAAGATCTTGGCATACCTGATAATGCTTTTACTAAACCTTGTACAACATATCCAGCTAAAAATCCACCAAGCAACGCACCAATAAATCCAGAACCACCAGCTGTTGCAATAGCTCCTGCAACTAGTCCTGCTGCTAATGCCGCTCTTTCACTAATACTGTAAGCAATATATCCAGCTAATACTGGAACAAACAATCCAAATGCCTGTCCGCCAATATCTTTTAACATTTTAGCTAGCGGTGCTTTAGAACCATATTCTGCTCCAGCTCCACCATTACCAGATAATGTATCAACTAAAAATGCTAGTGCTATCAAAATTCCTCCACTTATTACTAACGGAAGCATATATGAAACTCCACTTAATAAGTGTTTGTAAAGCCCTTTTTTCTCAGATGAAGATGATTCAGAAGAATCTGCAGTTTTTGAACCGCTTGCATGGAAAATAGGAGCTTTTCCATCTAAAACTTGTTGGATTAATGCTTTTGCGTTGTTAATTCCTTCTTTTGCTTCTACTTGGATTAATGGCTTTCCATCAAATCTGTCAACTTCGATATTTCTGTTAATTGCCAAAATTACACCAGTTGCTTTTTTAATATCTCCATCAGTTAAAACATTTTTTCTACCGTCTGCACCGTTTGTTTCAACTTTTATGTTTATTCCCATTTCATCAGCTGCTTTTTTTAGTGCTTCTGCTGCCATATAAGTATGGGCAATTCCTGTTGGACAAGCTGTTGCTGCGATTATGTAAGGAGCATTTTCGTCAGACGGAGCTTGTGCGGTTATAGCCTCTTTCTTTTCCTCTTCTGTAAATTTTTCTGCTTCAGCCTTATTAATGATTTCCAGTACTTCATCAGCTGTCTTTGCATTTTCAAGAGCTTCCTTGAAATCATCATCCAATAATAATTGTGATAATCTTGCAAGTGTTTCAATATGAGTGTTATTTGCACCATCTGGAGCGGCAATCATAAAGAACAATGTTGCAGGTTCTCCGTCTAATGAATCATAGTCAATTCCTTCTGGTTTTCTACCCATTGCGAGTGCAGGTTTTTTTACATATTTTGTCTTAGCATGTGGAATTGCGATTCCTTCACCAATTCCAGTTGAGCTTTGAGCTTCTCTAGCCATCAATGCCTCTACATATCCGTCATAATCATTCAGAACACCTGTTTTTTCGTGCAATCTGGCAAGTTCTTTAATTATGTCAACTTTAGTTGTAGATTTTACATCTAGACTAATTCTATCTTTGATTAGTAAGTCAGATATTTTCATTTTTACACCATCCTTATTTATTATTTTTTTATTTTATTCTTTTAAAGTAAATAATTCTTATTTTTAGCCATAGTAAAGCAACTTTAAAATTCAATACAAAAATCATCACTATTTTACTTCAATATATTAAGTTTACTTATCTTTTAAAAAGTTTCCTTTGAAATTTCAATTTCATCATATAATTTATCTACTAAATCCTTTTCTGCAAGCCCATAAGAATAAGCTGTAGCACTTCCTGAAGCGACTGCTAATCTAAATGAATCTTCTGGAGAAAGCCCCTTTACAAATCCTGCAGTAAACCCTGCAACCATAGAATCTCCAGCACCAATTGAGTTAATTAATTGCCCTTTTGGAACAGATGCTTCCAGCACAAAGTCCTTGTTTACAAGCAATGCACCTTCGCCACCTCTAGATAAAATGACATTTTTAACTCCTCTGTCTAAAAAGAATTTACATTTTTCTACGATTTCAGCCTTTGTTTCCAATTTTTCGTTAAACATTTCTCTTAGTTCATGAATATTCGGCTTAACAAAAAGATTATTGTGAATATTGTCTTGCAGTAAATTTCCTCTTGTATCAAGCACAATTTCCACATTTGCTTTTACATTTTCAGATAATTGCTTATAAATTTTGCTGCTGATTGAAGATGGGATGCTTCCAGATAAAACAAGTATATCTCCATCTTTTAAATCAGAAATTTTGTTAGTTAGTTCCTGCAATTTTTCCTTTGTAATTTCTGGTGAAACTCCGGTAAGTTCAGTTTCCTTGTCATTCCCATTAACCTTTACATTAATTCTAGTGTTTCCTTCAAGTTCCACAAATTCAGATTTAATGTTATCCTTTTTCAAATCTCTGACAATAAAATCTCCAACAAATCCAGCAACAAATCCAATCGCTATAGATTCCACATCCAGATTTTTCAATACTTTAGAAACATTAATCCCTTTTCCGCCAGCTCTATAATTTACTTTGTGAGCAAGATTCAAATGTTCTGCCCGCAA
It encodes:
- a CDS encoding IS630 transposase-related protein; translated protein: MAYEKDYRKRILNFYYENGKTKTLFQFNISSSTLYGWIKLKNETGDLSSRTRKRKFKVLDSEKLDEYMKNPKNADKYIREIAKDFGCGKETVRAALKKLEYTRKKIDKIQGAGREKSKYIFKKIIRSRFRQRNNLY
- a CDS encoding transposase → MDETGFDEYYYREYGWSKRGISIEGKKRGLRYSRINLVAGKIGNALIGSMIYRETMESEFFEEWFREIFLRDIEKLGKKVLIVMDNARFHRKNILEKIIKGTGHCRLFLPPYSSDLNPIEKL
- a CDS encoding PTS fructose transporter subunit IIABC, which encodes MKISDLLIKDRISLDVKSTTKVDIIKELARLHEKTGVLNDYDGYVEALMAREAQSSTGIGEGIAIPHAKTKYVKKPALAMGRKPEGIDYDSLDGEPATLFFMIAAPDGANNTHIETLARLSQLLLDDDFKEALENAKTADEVLEIINKAEAEKFTEEEKKEAITAQAPSDENAPYIIAATACPTGIAHTYMAAEALKKAADEMGINIKVETNGADGRKNVLTDGDIKKATGVILAINRNIEVDRFDGKPLIQVEAKEGINNAKALIQQVLDGKAPIFHASGSKTADSSESSSSEKKGLYKHLLSGVSYMLPLVISGGILIALAFLVDTLSGNGGAGAEYGSKAPLAKMLKDIGGQAFGLFVPVLAGYIAYSISERAALAAGLVAGAIATAGGSGFIGALLGGFLAGYVVQGLVKALSGMPRSLSGLKMILLYPVLSVLITGVAMVLVINPFAAIINNGLNAWLNGMSGSSAVLLGAVLGGMMAIDMGGPVNKAAYVFGSGTLAATMTSGGSLPMAAVMAGGMVPPIAIALASTIFKNKFTEQEREAGLTNYIMGFSFITEGAIPYAAADPTRVIPASVIGSATAGALTGLFNIKIPAPHGGILVMALSNNFFLYLLAVIIGSIVSAFALGALKPVIKKD
- the pfkB gene encoding 1-phosphofructokinase, with protein sequence MIYTLTLNPALDYDMYLKDDLRAEHLNLAHKVNYRAGGKGINVSKVLKNLDVESIAIGFVAGFVGDFIVRDLKKDNIKSEFVELEGNTRINVKVNGNDKETELTGVSPEITKEKLQELTNKISDLKDGDILVLSGSIPSSISSKIYKQLSENVKANVEIVLDTRGNLLQDNIHNNLFVKPNIHELREMFNEKLETKAEIVEKCKFFLDRGVKNVILSRGGEGALLVNKDFVLEASVPKGQLINSIGAGDSMVAGFTAGFVKGLSPEDSFRLAVASGSATAYSYGLAEKDLVDKLYDEIEISKETF